The stretch of DNA TCTTGTTTTAGTATTTTGGTATAGATTAACATCCTCATAAAGAAGCTGGCTATGAATCAATTTCCCAGCCTTTGAGCAGTGTGATGTGTATTTCAAAAGAAGCATATCCAGTTTGGAGGTGGATGATGTGTATTTCAAAAGAAGCATATCCAGTTTGGAGGTGGATGACTTTCCTTTCTATGGAAGCATATCCAGTTTGGAGGTGGATGACTTTCCTTTCTATGCCAATTATGATTCATGGATGCTGAAACAGGCCCTCCCTGCGCATCTAATTGCAACATGAAAGTATGAAATGAGTAGGCAAGCACCTCCTCTATTTTTTTCTGTCCACATAAATATGCACCACGACGCAGGATTCAGTAGTTAGACCAGAAGATGGATGACTAGTCCTGCCTAGAGTTTGCGATTAGTTTATCCTAAGGTTGTGAGATAAAAGGGGATTTTGATTTTCCCCACCCCAACCCCACTATCTTGTGCTCATCGAGACACTGGATGATAAACTGAATCCTTTCATAACCCATGCTATGTGTTTTGCAATCAAACTTTGCCTTTTTCTCTTTATACAGTGTAGGACTTTATGTGTCTTTTATTAGTTGGTTTAAGGTTCTCCAACAACTTTATGTGTCTTTTATTAGTTGGTTTAAGGTTCTCCAACATCTTTCCACCTTTTCTGTTAGTTGGTTTAAGGTTCTCCAACATCTTTCCACCTTTTCTGCTCGTTGGTTTAAGGTTCTCCAACATCTTTCCACCTTTTCTGCTCCTTGGTTTAAGGTTCTCCAACATCTTTCCACCTTTTCTGCtcctatttatttttaactctaTGAGCCCTGTTATTCTGTTAATTctgttttgtttctaaattcataattaattagtttagtgTGCTTGCCGTTGTAGTACTTACTTAATTGAATCATGCTATCTTACTTAATTACATAGTATTAATACGTAGCTTAATGCATTGATGAACATAACTTGAATCAAGTAACGCACTTCTTTGATTGATTTGCCTATTATGGATGGTTTTGGATTTATAAAAGTGTGTACCGTGTTGGGTAAGCTTGTTGTTTGTGCGTATTTTGGCCTGTGTGCATGCTATTTTATGTCATTATCATTTTCAATTGCTATTCTTTTAGTTTTACGAATTCTCAGTTGCTTTTTAAATTGAATCAAATTACATAGTATTATTACATTATGGTTGGGGTTGGGTTTAGAAATCTGTTTACCATGTTCTATAAGCTTGGGGGGTTTGTGTACTTATGCCTGTGTTGTGTTTAGGGTATAAGTGTGTGCGCTCGTGTGAGTTTGAGTCCATGTGGCATGTTCTTTCCGTTATTTGTTTCGGACTACATGGAATAATTTAATCcatcaaaaatataaaagggaactggttttttttttcttaattttaaaaaaacagaaCAAACGTTGTTAAAGTGTCGTTATCACTTGGCCCGATTTAACTCTTTACGTTTGTttcgtaataaaattaaatttatgacaTTTATACACTTTTTGAGATTGCAGTCAGATTATACAAGAGGCAAAAGTTGGATTGAATTTTGAGAAATTGAGAAGAATAAATCTAGGGTGTGTGTGGTTATGAGTGTGTGTGTGCTTATTAGTGTGTGTGAGCTTATGAGTGCGGTACTTAGGCTTTGTGCTGTGTTAGGGTATAAGTGTGTACGTGCTCTTTACGGTATACCTGTGTGCGTCCCAACGTACCTGTTGTTCAATTACCTAcagttttgttttttcataAATGTGTGTGTGCTTTAAATTAAAAGTGTGCCACTTCACAGGGGACACTGATGAAGGTATTCAAACTGATATGTTGGATAATCCGCCCTCGGACAATTTTGAATATTCCCCTGTTGTTTTGCCCACTCACGCCCAACAAGACCCGATGCAAGATGATTCTGATAATGGGCTTGGTGGTGAGGATGTGCAGTTGTTCCCTGAACTGAAGATCCGTGGCAGCCCAAAGCATTTAGCCTCGccaattaaacactttaatGCTTGTCAAAAGAACGTCGTGCGTGCGATTGGACTTGGAGATATATTGGACTTTCAGGTTGAAGGTATTCCAAAGTCTATGTGTAGGTGGCTGATTAGTAATTTTGACCCGACTAACATGTGTTTGAGCCTGGAGAACGGATTGGATGTCCCTGTTACAGAGGAGGATGTTCATTATACATTGGGTCACTCCATATGCTCCATATCTTCCGATTTATATATTTACCAACAATGTTGTACCTTTCATATACATCTACATCACTTGTTCTGTATATCACACCCACTTCCCatcattaatttaaattatgagCATTACATTTCTCACCCAGCGAAATGCACACACCTACACCCTACAACGCATTCATTCTTACTATATGTCCACTCCCAAGTAAAGTAAACAGCTATAACGCACAAACAGCATCACTAACACGCACCAACTTGGGAAACAGTCAGTTCTGTGAAAAAAGACGCAACAactaattacattattcaattgTGTAAAACGGTTACGCACAAACCAGTACATTGTATTGCACATAGAGGCATATATGTAGTCCACTCCATATGCTCCATATCACAACACATTTGGGTgtatggcaaaaaaaaaaaaaagtaacgtATGGAAAAAAACCAACACTGATAATGACCCATAGTTTGCCATTCTTTAGGGTACTTAGGTTTGTGCTCTTTAGGGTGTAACTGTGTGCGTTCTTATGAATTGGACTCCATCGTGCATGcttttttgatttatttctcACTTTCAAATACTATTCTTTAAGGAGTTGGACTCCAATGTGCACGCTCTGTCATTTCATTATCATTTCCAAATGCTATTCTTTTAGTTTTACCAATTCTTAGTTGCTTTTTAAGTTAAATCGAATTACATTGTATTATTACATTATGGTTGGGTTTGGTTTTAGAATTTTGTTTACCATGTTGTATAAGCATGGTGGGTTTGTGTAGTTATGCCTGTGCTGTTTAAGGTATAAGTGTGTGCGCCCATGTGAGTTTGATACCAGGGTGCGTACTCTTTCTAAATTACTAAAGTTTCTTTCTCCGTTATTTATGTTGGCCTTCCAGGATTAATTTAATCCATCAATAACATTAAAGGGCACttgtttttttgtaaaaatttttaaaaacaactcAAAACTTATTACATTATTCAATTGTGTAACAAGTCATTTACGTGAAAAAAGACAAATTACattgtattattaaattatgGTTGGGTTTGGTTTTAGAATTTTGTTTAACATGTTGTATAAGCATGGTGGGTTTGTGTAGTTATGTCTGTGCTGTTTAAGGCATAAGTGTGTGTGCCCGTGTGAGTTTGATTCCACGGTGCATACTCTTTCTAAATTACTAAAGTTTCTTTCTCTGTTATTTGTGTTGGCCTTCCAAGATTAATTTAATCCATCAATAACATTAAAGGGCACTTGTTTTTttgtaaaagtttttaaaaacaaatcaaaacttaTTACATTATTCAATTGTGTAACAAGTCAGTTATGTGAAAAAAGACGCAACAaataattacattattcaattcTTTAAAATGGTTACGCACAAACCAGTACATTGTATTGCACATAGAGGCATATATGTAGTCCACTCCATATGCTCCATATCACAACACATCTGGGTgtatggcaaaaaaaaaaaaagtaacgtATGGACAAAAACCAACACAGATAATGACTCATAGTTTGCCATTGTTTAGTGTACTTAAGATTGTGCTCTTTAGGTTGTAACTGTGTGCGTTCTTATGAATTGGACTCCACCGTGCATGCTTTTTGATTTATTTCTCACTTTCAAATACTATTCTTTAAGGAGTTGGACTCCAATGTGCACGCTCTGTCATTTCATTAGCATTTCCAAATGCTATTCTTTTAGTTTTACCAGTTCTTAGTTGCTTTTTAAGTTAAATCGAATTACATTGTATTATTACATTATGGTTGGGTTTGGTTTTAGAATTATGTTTACCATGTTGTATAAGCATGGTGGGTTTGTGTAGTTATGCCTGTGCTGTTTAAGGTATAAGTGTGTGCGCCCGTGTGAGTTTGATTTCATGGTGCGTACTCTTTCTAAATTACTAAAGTTTCTTTCTCCGTTATTTGTGTTGTACTTCCATGATTAATTTAATCCATCAATAACATTAAAGGgcacttgtttttttttgtaaaaatttttataaacaaatcaaaacttaTTAAGTGTCGTTACGCCTGTGGAATGCACAAACCGATGCAATGCACACACCATTACAATGGAGCGCACACAACAGCGAAATGCACACAACTGCAAACCACTGGAACGCACACACTGGAGCGCACACACCAGTtgaataaacagaccaatgcaAAGCACACACCTGCATACGGTTGCTCATACACTAGTAATATGCACACACCTTAAAAAATCAGTGAAATGCACAAACCAATACAACGCACACACCTGCAGGCTGGATCACACACTTTCGTTTATATGCATACACCGATTGAGGTTaaaccaaaatatataaacGATTCCAGTCACGCACAAACGTTTAACAAAAACTATAACGGTTCAGCTACGATGAAAACAGTATAAAGAAAAATCTTAAATTCAAAAATACGAAGTTCACTACCAAATCTCCAAAACAATTATACGCTCTTGGCCTGTGAACGAGCAAATCCCAAAATCCGTTTCTACCTTTTCAGGCAAGTTCGGCTATTATGTCCGTTTGCCAGTCCACATTTTGCACATGTATGCCCTTTCTTTCTCATTCCCTTGATCGCAATCTCCTTCATCGATTTTATTCGCTTGCCAGAACCTTTTTTCTTCGATACTTGTGGCGGGTGCACTACGATTGTTTCCGAGGCTGGGATCCCACAGTATGTTTCCATTGTTGCGCGTTTTCCAAGATTCGCCTCCCCACTATCTTTGTCCCCGGATATTGAGGTTTCAATTGTTGCTGCAATTTTTCAACCCTCCCGTTAGCTAATCCCAAACACTTGTAGAAAGTATTTATTACCTGGGTTTCCTACATACTCTTAGCTGCATTTCATAAATCTTCCGCTTGCGTGCACGCATACAGATCACGTCTTGTTTTTGGAACAGCATCCCGTGTCCAACGTGGAGTGATGTGCTGTGGTGGAATATGATCAAACCGCTCATCTTTCAGTATTACTAAAGCATGCCTACAAAGCAGCCCGATCCTTCTGTACATTCGGCATGTGCAACTGATGTTGTTGCTCCCATTTTCAACTACCACTGTGTATGACTTCCCTTTATCGTCTTCAATCACGTATGTCCGGGTAGGTTCGCTAACTGCAAATGATCGCACTCGGCAGGAGAAACATGCACCTATTATTTCTCCCTGCAACTGGTAAAAAATTGCCAATGTGTATATTGACGCTGCTTCTCGCTCTACACTCAACGGTGTCTTTAGGGCAGGAAGGTGGCCATTGCAAGCGGCATCTAGTTCAGCTTGTTTACTTCGTTGCCTATTGATTGTGCGCTCAAACTGATAGAAAAATTCCACAAGACACAGATGTTTACTAGTATTACTTCGGAAAACACTGTTCTCGGATTCTGAACGAGAAGTTATTCGCAACAACCCTCCCATAAACATATCTTGGAAATATGCAGGTATCCATGATTCACGTTGTTCATACATAAGCTTCAACCATCCATTCTCATGTAGCCCATATTTATGCACAACACCATTCCAACCATTCTCAAACTCTTCAGGCATACAATTTTCATTCCACACAACACTGTTTAGCGCGCGACGAAACTCAGTATTCTTTGCCATTTCGACTTCTACTTTGTCCCCAACTTTAGTCATTATATGCCACATGCAGAAACGATAACGGGTCTCGAGGAACTCCATAACAATGGCAACTTTTATGGCTGGGTCTTGATCGGTGATTGTTATTGGTGGTGTTTTGCCCATTGCTTTTTTGAAGTTGATTAAAAGCCAACGGTAAGAGTCCTCATCTTCCCTAGCAATCAAACCCGCCGCAAATGTAACACATCTCTTATGGTGGTCTACGCCGGTAAATGGAACAAACACTAGCTTGTACCTTCACATAAGAAAACACCATACTTTTTTAGAAAACTATGCATGAGTGCACCAAAGTGAAGCACACACTAGTAAACGTGCACACAGATTAACATATTTCCTAAAAGGCTGCCCAGCATAATGCACAGACCAGAACTCTACCATTCACAAACCAATGCCCAGTAAAATGTACATACCGGAACTCTAACATGCACACCAGAGTACACTAACATTCACACACCGACAAACACACCCATAACTCCTTGGACAACCAAATCTACACACACGCACATATACTGATTGTGGCATACAATAAACACAGCGCACACGTTGATTTACATATACACGCACATACATCAACAACCACACATGTTTCATAGAATGTACTAAATTACTTCATATCAGAATGGATTTTGGTCAATGCACTTTAGGGACTTACTTGTTCGTTTGGTATGTCGCGTCAAACGCCATGGCTTCTCCGAATACGCTAAACTGTTTTCTTGCAACACCATCAGCCCAAAACACACGACTCAACTGATCCTTTTCATTCACCTCATATTCAAAGTAGAAATCATCACAGTCTGACTTCTTTTCAATGTAGTTGGATAGAACCATCTGTGAATCCCCCCCCCTTCATATATGCCAAAATTTCTCTCTTGTAATTTTTGAAATCTTGTTGCGTAGCACCCACTTTGTTGGTTCCTCCCACCATTTCTGCATACAGGTTGAAAGTCTTACTTGGCCAAATGTTAGCTTTAGCACAGTTTGCTATGAAGTGCTGATGCCCAATGTCTAGTTTCCGATTCACTTTCATGAACGGTTTGTAACTGTCCCCGCATAAATCGTGTGTGTGCCTTTCTTCGAATGACACCACTTCGTACACCTCCCCATTTAGTCTGAAAATTATCTTAGCAATGCATCCCACTCTGTTAGAAGTAAGTCGACGTTTGGGGTGTGTTGGTGCTCCACTTTCCATTAGATCTGTATCTTTAGCCTCCTTATATCCTTCCCGGGAACAAACCAAATACTTTTTCATGGAAACACCATATTTGTTCTTTATTTCTGTACTGCGGCGCACATCAAAACCAGCTGCTGAAGCatactttatataaaatttaattccactttctaaactttcaaatctCTGTCCTACAACTAGCTTAAGAGAGGGGTCACATGTTGTCATCCAGTAATTGAGAACGTCTGCAGATTCCTCCATATCACATGTTTGCATCTCCACGGTGTGATCACTGGGTCCTACATATgttgggaaaaaaattaaattttcagtgAAATGGATCAAACTACAAATACAAGTGTTTAAAAAGAATAGTTCTTCACATACCCATACTCCAGAGTTATGCACACGCTATAACTAAAACACGCACACACCACGTCTACCTGAATTTATGACTACAATGCTGTACATTAGGTTCCCTACAGCCACTAAAACACTAACGCAAACCATAACCAAACAAATCCCAAAATCAATCATGGAAATAACCATAACGAGACATAAAAATGGCATAATGTAATTAGTGTAAAATAAAATCGAGGACAAGCACAAACCGGCCAGTCGTGTGCACACACCATCAAACTACAGCGCACACAGCAACTCATCAAACCACATCGCAAACGCACAAACTCCCAAATCCATACACATTAGTGTGTACTCCTAAATTCAAGTATTTATTACAATTAC from Ipomoea triloba cultivar NCNSP0323 chromosome 7, ASM357664v1 encodes:
- the LOC116024073 gene encoding protein FAR1-RELATED SEQUENCE 5-like, whose protein sequence is MGPSDHTVEMQTCDMEESADVLNYWMTTCDPSLKLVVGQRFESLESGIKFYIKYASAAGFDVRRSTEIKNKYGVSMKKYLVCSREGYKEAKDTDLMESGAPTHPKRRLTSNRVGCIAKIIFRLNGEVYEVVSFEERHTHDLCGDSYKPFMKVNRKLDIGHQHFIANCAKANIWPSKTFNLGGDSQMVLSNYIEKKSDCDDFYFEYEVNEKDQLSRVFWADGVARKQFSVFGEAMAFDATYQTNKYKLVFVPFTGVDHHKRCVTFAAGLIAREDEDSYRWLLINFKKAMGKTPPITITDQDPAIKVAIVMEFLETRYRFCMWHIMTKVGDKVEVEMAKNTEFRRALNSVVWNENCMPEEFENGWNGVVHKYGLHENGWLKLMYEQRESWIPAYFQDMFMGGLLRITSRSESENSVFRSNTSKHLCLVEFFYQFERTINRQRSKQAELDAACNGHLPALKTPLSVEREAASIYTLAIFYQLQGEIIGACFSCRVRSFAVSEPTRTYVIEDDKGKSYTVVVENGSNNISCTCRMYRRIGLLCRHALVILKDERFDHIPPQHITPRWTRDAVPKTRRDLYACTQAEDL